The Candidatus Nitrosocosmicus franklandus genome contains a region encoding:
- a CDS encoding NAD+ synthase → MDNGKVFDKISDFLIKEFDSRKAKCAVIGISGGIDSSVTAYVTAKSLGAKKVLGLLLPDHSVTPKVDMKHGLEISESLGINYKVIEVGKGKKILIKGFPNDKLARGNFLVRLRMAILYYFAAAKGGLVVGTADKSELELGYFTKYGDGGADIFPIADLYKTDVREFAKYLGIPQAIIRKKSSARIWRGQTAEGEIGVRYDKIDRILKKIQYDKISSNSKLPTIAGVNMKDVKLVVKWIESNRHKHEFPIPVCKLR, encoded by the coding sequence ATGGATAATGGAAAAGTATTTGACAAAATCTCAGATTTCTTAATTAAAGAATTTGATTCTAGGAAGGCAAAATGTGCAGTAATTGGGATTAGTGGGGGGATAGATTCTTCAGTAACAGCTTATGTGACGGCGAAATCTCTTGGCGCCAAGAAGGTTCTTGGACTTTTGCTTCCTGATCATTCTGTTACGCCCAAAGTTGATATGAAACATGGGTTAGAAATTTCAGAATCCCTTGGAATAAATTACAAGGTAATTGAGGTGGGGAAAGGGAAAAAGATTCTAATAAAGGGATTTCCTAACGACAAATTGGCAAGAGGCAACTTTCTTGTAAGGCTTAGAATGGCAATTTTGTATTATTTTGCTGCTGCAAAGGGTGGACTAGTGGTTGGAACCGCGGATAAAAGCGAACTAGAGCTTGGTTATTTTACTAAATATGGAGATGGCGGGGCAGATATTTTTCCCATTGCAGACTTGTACAAGACCGATGTCAGGGAATTTGCGAAATATTTAGGCATACCTCAAGCAATAATAAGAAAAAAAAGTAGTGCTAGAATTTGGAGAGGTCAAACAGCGGAAGGAGAAATTGGCGTTCGATATGATAAAATTGATAGAATACTAAAAAAAATCCAATATGACAAGATATCTAGTAATTCTAAACTACCAACCATTGCTGGAGTAAATATGAAAGACGTAAAGCTAGTTGTAAAATGGATAGAATCTAATCGGCATAAACATGAATTTCCGATACCGGTTTGTAAGCTAAGGTGA
- a CDS encoding HAD family hydrolase, whose product MKGILFDMDGVLLDAMPFHANAFEIAFKEVVDLDIDKKDVYLLEGMPGRDLVKEILKKYGQSNSDHSIIEKISDRKKDHFKKNEKVKPFEGVKELLSLLKGDDNCVKAVVSGAAENEVKSLLQKNDLLSSFELVITGEDLKEGKPGPEPFVTALEKLGLRTNEALAVENSPLGVESAAKAGIRFIVTLNNTPLKLDDFVKLPKDRQRLENVLFKDTKSAVSYLVNWCRDIY is encoded by the coding sequence GTGAAGGGGATTTTATTCGATATGGATGGAGTATTGCTCGATGCAATGCCTTTTCATGCAAATGCTTTTGAAATAGCATTCAAAGAAGTAGTCGATCTAGATATTGACAAAAAAGACGTATATTTACTTGAAGGAATGCCAGGTCGAGACTTAGTAAAAGAGATTTTAAAGAAATATGGTCAAAGCAATTCGGACCATTCTATTATCGAAAAAATTAGCGATCGTAAAAAGGATCACTTCAAAAAGAATGAAAAAGTAAAACCCTTTGAAGGAGTAAAAGAGTTGTTGAGTTTATTAAAAGGTGATGATAATTGCGTCAAAGCTGTAGTAAGTGGGGCTGCAGAAAATGAGGTAAAATCTCTATTACAAAAAAATGATCTTCTTAGTAGTTTCGAGCTTGTCATTACAGGAGAAGACTTGAAAGAAGGCAAACCAGGTCCTGAACCTTTTGTTACTGCTCTCGAAAAGCTTGGTCTAAGAACTAATGAGGCACTTGCGGTCGAGAATTCACCTCTAGGTGTAGAATCAGCAGCAAAAGCAGGTATCCGCTTTATAGTTACATTAAATAATACGCCACTAAAACTAGATGATTTTGTAAAACTACCCAAAGATAGACAAAGACTGGAGAATGTATTGTTCAAGGATACAAAGTCAGCTGTCAGCTATTTAGTAAACTGGTGTAGAGATATTTATTGA
- a CDS encoding DDE-type integrase/transposase/recombinase, translating to MITRNKTPSKYVYYALHLYFSGLSLRRASERPSQLFKRNHVSIWNWIQKYKPQKMQSRRRKVLEYIVDETMLKVGSEYIWLWVAIEPKNRQILTLSISKERNMFVAERFIGGLVKFNGKHPVSTDGGTWYPMACKFLGLKHHNHSPYEKSIIERTMQYIKDRTESFDDYFPCRVKNCKLSHVRNWLNMFLDYHNSEIKLVK from the coding sequence GTGATTACCAGAAATAAAACACCTTCAAAGTATGTATATTATGCACTACATCTATACTTTTCAGGTCTTTCTCTCAGGAGAGCCTCCGAAAGACCATCTCAACTTTTCAAAAGAAACCATGTTTCCATCTGGAACTGGATTCAAAAGTACAAACCCCAAAAGATGCAGTCACGCAGAAGAAAGGTTCTGGAGTATATTGTAGATGAAACGATGTTAAAGGTGGGATCAGAATACATCTGGCTATGGGTAGCAATAGAGCCTAAAAACAGACAAATTCTCACACTATCTATCTCTAAGGAAAGAAACATGTTTGTTGCTGAAAGATTCATTGGTGGTTTAGTAAAATTTAATGGAAAACATCCAGTTTCTACGGATGGTGGTACATGGTACCCAATGGCCTGTAAGTTCTTGGGACTCAAACATCACAACCATTCCCCTTATGAGAAAAGCATCATTGAAAGAACAATGCAATACATAAAGGATAGAACCGAAAGTTTCGATGATTACTTTCCCTGCAGAGTAAAGAACTGCAAACTAAGTCATGTAAGAAATTGGTTGAATATGTTTTTGGATTATCATAATAGCGAGATCAAACTTGTTAAATGA
- a CDS encoding helicase-related protein, with product MDTFDRSFSNAKKLNTPSILSLKFPFTLKDDQLVAVESWVDNGYRGTILYSTGTGKTEIAFECAKRMIMTYPYFASMNSSIITNSTGRSELTSKIDDIPSLVDQGANKPFVSEKEDQKSFSFSFFNILILVPRISLIDQTINRLISYGIPKESIGSYFGERKEKKEIIVSTYNSVVRNPILIRRSNMVILDEVHLIKDSSKSFVKLFDYVIEDPNKGLLGLTATLDERDQKNSTIMAVVPPIIRYPIKMAVKDKRLAKPVIIPVKVSLTGEEREEYQNYTTKIKNISNRFKRYDASSMTNLLKKGGFASGMAKAWFSNVRKRKLLLSYADNKLSAAVDIIEKKFPDEKIMVFSETIESIQELKRILLEKGIKSMIIDAKVRSSERQRILDKWGTTFNVLLSVHTLEIGYDVPQVRIEIILATTSNINQIVQRIGRVLRKYEDKSIALIYVVYIPDTKDDNVIDSVAKAVSPTEERPSVREIKNSQDRNFQEIVTKGRIIDETPEPIKKHDNSYNKRNRNEVDILNKKAIRLLKSRSNDDNQVKRINKAFQIVEHTLKEKSIIKGLDVDYLNKETNGHVSKGKKLEKNSRIYKVKSTVDDSKTYIIDLEKKSCTCADYQFRRLKCKHILAIEFTIVDN from the coding sequence ATGGATACCTTTGATAGATCATTTTCAAATGCTAAAAAACTGAATACCCCTTCTATTCTTTCACTTAAATTCCCCTTTACTCTGAAGGATGACCAACTTGTTGCTGTAGAGTCTTGGGTAGATAACGGGTATCGCGGAACCATATTGTATAGCACGGGCACAGGTAAGACAGAGATTGCATTCGAATGTGCTAAAAGAATGATTATGACATATCCCTATTTTGCAAGTATGAACAGTAGCATAATTACCAACTCCACCGGTAGATCTGAATTAACTTCAAAAATTGACGACATTCCAAGTCTCGTCGATCAAGGAGCGAATAAACCATTTGTATCTGAAAAAGAAGATCAAAAATCGTTTTCGTTTTCATTTTTTAATATTTTGATTTTAGTCCCAAGAATATCATTGATAGATCAAACAATCAACAGGTTAATATCATATGGTATTCCAAAGGAAAGTATAGGTTCTTATTTTGGAGAACGTAAGGAAAAAAAAGAAATTATTGTTAGTACATATAACAGCGTAGTTAGAAATCCAATTTTGATTAGGCGTTCTAATATGGTTATTCTTGATGAAGTGCACCTAATAAAGGATTCCTCAAAATCCTTTGTTAAATTATTTGATTACGTAATAGAAGATCCAAATAAAGGGTTATTGGGATTGACTGCAACCTTAGATGAAAGAGATCAAAAAAATAGCACGATCATGGCAGTAGTACCACCAATAATAAGATATCCAATCAAGATGGCGGTAAAAGACAAGAGGTTAGCAAAACCCGTTATTATTCCTGTAAAGGTTTCGCTCACAGGCGAGGAAAGAGAAGAATATCAAAATTATACTACCAAGATAAAGAACATTTCGAATCGGTTTAAGAGGTACGACGCTAGTTCGATGACCAACCTCTTAAAAAAAGGGGGATTTGCAAGCGGGATGGCAAAAGCATGGTTCTCAAATGTTAGAAAGAGAAAACTTTTGCTAAGCTATGCTGACAATAAGTTGTCAGCAGCTGTAGACATCATAGAAAAAAAATTTCCTGACGAAAAAATAATGGTCTTTAGCGAAACAATAGAGTCGATTCAAGAACTAAAAAGGATCTTATTAGAAAAAGGAATCAAGTCAATGATCATTGACGCTAAAGTACGGTCTTCAGAACGACAGCGTATTTTAGATAAGTGGGGAACCACATTTAATGTTCTGTTATCAGTTCATACTCTCGAAATCGGGTACGACGTCCCTCAAGTAAGAATTGAAATAATTCTAGCCACTACCTCAAACATTAATCAAATCGTTCAGAGAATAGGCAGGGTACTTAGAAAATACGAAGACAAAAGTATTGCATTAATATATGTTGTATATATTCCAGATACTAAGGATGATAATGTGATTGACAGTGTTGCTAAGGCTGTGTCTCCAACAGAAGAACGACCCAGTGTGAGAGAGATCAAAAATAGTCAAGATAGAAATTTTCAAGAGATTGTCACAAAAGGAAGAATTATTGATGAAACTCCAGAACCAATAAAAAAACATGACAATTCTTATAATAAAAGAAACAGAAACGAAGTTGATATTCTTAACAAAAAAGCCATAAGGTTACTAAAGTCAAGATCTAATGATGACAATCAGGTAAAAAGGATTAACAAGGCGTTTCAGATAGTAGAACACACACTTAAGGAAAAGTCAATAATTAAGGGCCTTGATGTGGACTACCTTAACAAAGAAACAAACGGACATGTATCCAAAGGAAAAAAGTTGGAGAAAAATTCACGAATTTACAAAGTAAAGAGCACAGTAGACGATAGCAAAACATACATTATTGACCTTGAAAAAAAAAGTTGTACTTGTGCAGATTATCAATTTCGACGTTTGAAATGCAAGCATATACTAGCTATTGAATTTACAATTGTAGACAATTAA
- a CDS encoding Lrp/AsnC family transcriptional regulator — protein sequence MSPLPKKARFDEIKRLSSKHSEQRIQNDNYLPKVKNPSRINGNQGKKLRNKSFIHTKSKSNSLSNAKSTISFNQLPLDRINLEIIAELLTEGDIKSSEIATRLKVPLSTIQRRRARIEKYLLKKTYQIELSRLGFRMAHIFVDIQGGKVKETGEHLLKKYDKNVVRASTRINSTNNLCLEIVYNGSDELHYLLEEIKALPVATKVDWSEQVMIIGDNLATIIKNALSDKLGEVKVPKIIL from the coding sequence ATGAGTCCTTTGCCTAAAAAAGCGCGTTTTGACGAGATTAAAAGGTTAAGTAGTAAACATAGTGAACAACGAATTCAAAATGACAACTATCTACCTAAAGTCAAGAATCCTAGTAGGATAAATGGGAATCAAGGTAAAAAATTAAGAAATAAATCCTTCATTCATACAAAGAGCAAGTCAAATTCGTTAAGCAACGCTAAAAGTACAATCTCTTTTAACCAACTCCCACTTGATAGAATAAACTTAGAGATCATAGCAGAGCTTTTAACTGAAGGAGATATAAAGAGCTCTGAAATAGCAACGAGACTCAAGGTGCCACTATCAACTATCCAAAGACGAAGGGCAAGAATCGAAAAATATCTCTTAAAGAAGACATACCAAATTGAATTGTCTCGATTAGGATTTAGAATGGCGCACATATTTGTTGACATTCAAGGAGGAAAAGTAAAAGAAACTGGCGAACATCTTTTGAAAAAATATGACAAAAATGTTGTACGGGCATCCACCAGGATAAACTCAACAAACAATCTATGTCTTGAAATCGTATACAATGGATCTGACGAATTGCATTATTTATTAGAAGAAATCAAGGCACTCCCCGTTGCGACTAAAGTGGATTGGTCAGAACAAGTCATGATAATTGGAGACAATCTTGCTACAATTATTAAAAATGCATTATCTGACAAGCTTGGAGAAGTCAAAGTTCCAAAAATTATACTATGA
- a CDS encoding M23 family metallopeptidase, translating to MSSKNSYSLPILKRLITRIDRTSSPAHVGKLKNAVDFLAPIGTPVLAAAEGVVTYVEDRYNIGGPDFSYQKFSNFIVLRHSNDEFSRYDHLNCQSSKVKVNQRVRCGEHIANVGMTGFTFVPHLHFQVFVFTGPNIWVDYVTLAISFVEDV from the coding sequence TTGAGTTCAAAAAATAGTTATAGTCTGCCTATTTTGAAACGTTTAATTACTAGAATTGATCGTACCTCTTCACCCGCTCATGTGGGTAAACTAAAAAATGCAGTAGATTTTTTAGCACCAATAGGAACACCTGTTTTAGCAGCAGCAGAGGGAGTAGTAACCTACGTTGAGGATAGATATAACATTGGTGGACCAGATTTTTCATACCAAAAGTTTTCAAACTTTATAGTATTGAGGCATTCTAACGATGAGTTCAGCCGGTATGATCACCTTAATTGTCAAAGTTCAAAAGTAAAGGTCAATCAAAGAGTAAGATGTGGGGAGCATATAGCAAATGTAGGTATGACCGGTTTTACATTTGTACCTCATTTACATTTTCAAGTCTTTGTATTTACAGGACCAAACATCTGGGTGGATTATGTAACTCTGGCAATAAGTTTTGTTGAGGATGTCTAA
- a CDS encoding diacylglycerol/lipid kinase family protein, giving the protein MPAKSIVIVNPNSKGGQTGNNWDSIKVILQKYFGNDLEFVFTEKSGDGTLFTRSYLEKGYENIIPIGGDGMINEVGNGFFKNVDRDRLRKIDIMTVEYNEILALTELDKINIDATMTILPGGTRNVLVRSLGLPSDFEECCKYLSESSTTSTDFIDIISAVVRTSTEKAENQFRIFLNAAEIGLGAEIIEKGKMIRDQISSRILSTITSVIATLPIYKSNSCQIIEGSTTSHKIVNSLTTKMTMGMVSNGSFLGGGFQAATKAEVSDGLLDTIVIKNSDSFKILQRLVNIKKGEEAMDNEEDIYYGQSQTVSWLTDYSNNITVSLDGEPVGILPAFFRVHPKCLKIKI; this is encoded by the coding sequence ATGCCCGCCAAATCAATCGTAATAGTTAATCCTAATTCCAAAGGGGGTCAAACCGGAAATAACTGGGACTCGATAAAAGTTATTTTACAGAAGTATTTTGGCAATGATTTAGAATTTGTATTTACAGAAAAATCTGGAGATGGAACTCTTTTCACTCGATCATATCTAGAAAAAGGTTATGAGAATATCATTCCTATTGGAGGAGACGGCATGATAAATGAGGTTGGTAATGGCTTTTTTAAAAATGTAGATAGAGACAGATTACGAAAGATCGATATTATGACGGTAGAGTATAACGAAATTCTTGCTCTTACAGAATTGGACAAAATAAATATTGATGCCACTATGACCATTCTTCCTGGTGGAACACGAAATGTACTTGTGAGATCTTTGGGGTTGCCATCGGATTTTGAAGAGTGCTGTAAATATCTGAGTGAATCATCGACAACTTCAACTGACTTCATCGATATCATTAGCGCTGTTGTAAGGACAAGCACAGAAAAAGCCGAGAATCAATTTAGAATATTCTTAAATGCTGCTGAAATAGGATTGGGAGCTGAAATTATTGAGAAAGGAAAAATGATAAGGGATCAAATTAGTAGTCGAATCTTATCTACGATCACAAGTGTTATTGCCACTCTGCCTATATACAAAAGCAATAGCTGTCAAATAATAGAAGGATCCACTACTAGTCACAAGATCGTCAATAGTCTTACCACTAAAATGACCATGGGAATGGTTTCAAATGGAAGCTTTCTTGGTGGAGGATTTCAAGCTGCTACTAAAGCTGAAGTTTCAGATGGTTTGCTAGACACAATTGTTATAAAAAATTCTGATAGTTTTAAGATATTGCAAAGGCTTGTAAACATAAAAAAGGGAGAAGAGGCCATGGATAACGAAGAAGATATCTACTATGGGCAATCACAAACAGTTAGCTGGTTGACGGATTACAGTAATAACATTACAGTAAGTCTTGATGGCGAACCTGTTGGAATTCTTCCTGCATTCTTTCGAGTTCATCCTAAATGTTTGAAAATAAAAATTTGA
- a CDS encoding 2-hydroxyacid dehydrogenase — MARSNISKLKVLVTRPIPEIGLNVLKEANYDLIINSTNRPLKPSELKHMAKNVDAILCFLTDTIDKDVIEAAGPNLKIISTYSTGYEHIDVIEAKKRNIKIGYTGNILTQTTADLAFGLVLCVGRRIVEADNLVKAGKWKYGWCPDLMVGTDVHGKTLGIIGMGKIGTEIARRALGFGMKIIYTNRTSIARPNLINLFPNFTDIKYSELSELASRSDYVIVCCSLNKDSYHLVDKEFISQMKKTAFLINIARGKIVNQKDLIAALKKKIITGAALDVYEEEPLSKNNQLLKMKNVVLLPHIGSASTETRNKMSERAALNIVNVLQGSDEKALLIN; from the coding sequence ATGGCGAGATCAAATATTTCAAAACTTAAGGTATTGGTAACTAGACCTATTCCTGAAATTGGATTAAACGTACTTAAGGAAGCAAATTATGATCTCATTATCAATTCAACTAATCGTCCACTGAAGCCTTCGGAATTAAAACATATGGCAAAGAATGTGGATGCCATCCTATGTTTTTTAACTGATACTATAGACAAAGACGTTATAGAAGCTGCGGGACCAAATCTGAAAATCATTAGCACATATAGCACCGGATATGAACATATAGACGTTATAGAAGCTAAAAAAAGAAATATCAAAATCGGCTATACAGGAAATATTCTGACACAAACTACTGCCGACCTAGCTTTTGGTCTCGTTTTATGTGTAGGACGAAGAATTGTAGAGGCAGATAATCTTGTGAAAGCTGGAAAGTGGAAGTATGGATGGTGTCCCGACTTGATGGTTGGTACAGATGTACATGGAAAGACCCTAGGGATTATCGGGATGGGAAAAATAGGAACTGAAATAGCAAGAAGAGCTTTAGGGTTCGGCATGAAGATAATTTACACAAATAGAACCTCAATTGCAAGACCAAATTTGATAAATCTATTTCCTAATTTTACAGACATAAAATATAGTGAACTGAGCGAGCTTGCTAGCAGGTCAGATTACGTTATCGTATGTTGTTCCTTAAATAAAGATAGTTATCACTTGGTAGATAAGGAATTCATCTCTCAAATGAAAAAGACTGCTTTTTTAATAAACATTGCAAGGGGCAAGATAGTAAATCAAAAAGACTTGATAGCAGCCTTAAAGAAAAAAATCATTACAGGAGCTGCTCTTGATGTCTACGAAGAGGAACCCCTTTCTAAAAACAATCAACTATTAAAGATGAAGAATGTGGTTCTACTACCGCATATCGGCAGCGCAAGCACAGAAACAAGGAACAAAATGTCAGAAAGGGCCGCATTAAATATAGTAAATGTTCTCCAAGGTTCTGATGAAAAGGCATTGTTAATCAACTAA